GCAATAAGGTGCGCGGCGCTTACAACAAGGCCGAATACCTGCCAGAGCGCCGCCAGATGATGCAGGCTTGGGCGGACATGCTCGATGCTATGGCGGGCGGCGGTAAGGTAGTCATCGGGAAATTCAACAGAGCGGCTTAACGGCTGCGACCTTAAATGCACGCTCTTAAAATGCTCTTACTTTCACTCTCTAGATTATGCGTTGGGACTTCTGAAATTCTTGGTTTTTTGAGCATTGCCAAGCCTAGGGTAGCTCCCGAAAGCCGGAACCCTTGCCGGCTGGCTTGGCATCCTTTTTCAAAAGCAGCATGGAAGAAACGGCTAGTGTTTAGTGATATTTTCCCTACAGAAGTAGAGTTCGTCCAGCGCCTAGCACTGGAGACGGTTAGAGGGCTTTCGGCGGAAGCACGCGAGCTATTGTTATCGACGACTAAAAGCTGCTTTCAACTTTGGAAATCTGAATGTGGGGAGGCGCCCTTTGTGGGCACCGGCATTCTTGCTGCTAAACCGTCTTGGGAAAAGTTTCCAGAAGCTCCTCCGTGTCAGTGCGCGGGGCAAGACGTATGGAATGAGATTGACCTCGCATTGAGGCTTTTGGCGGAAAGTTACGAGCCATTTGAACAATTATGTGAAGTTGCGGGAAACGAGAATGTCGTCGCCTTATTGGTACTCGATTCTCCAAAGCCCACGCGAACACTTTCGATGCTTCGGGCGGGTAAATATATGCGGGAAAGGAAGATTGACAGGCTTAGAGCAACAGTCGCAGTTATGGACGAAGATGCGGTGATCGGATACCGATACCGAAAGCGTTCTTCAAAGGGCGGTCAAAGGGGCGTTGAAAGTAGATCGAGTAACTCCGAAGCACCAAATATAAAAAATGTAGCTAGAAGACTGCTTCAAGCTGGCGAGCCCAGGTACGGGCTCGCCAGAAAAATCGCCGCCGCGGGGATCAACTTGTCCGAGCGACATATAAATAGAATCCTTAAGGAGGAAGGTTTGTAATCGGACATTAAGTACCGTTTATGTCCGATATGTCTGGAAAATAAGTCATGTCCACTAAGCGCTCTATAGGAGGCAATAGACATGACTCAAGCAATCCTGCGTCTTCCCAAGGTACAAAGCCGAGTTGGCTTATCACGTAGCACAATCTACGCAGCTATTCAAAAAAAGAAGTTTCCTCAACCTATTTCTCTCGGTGTTCGGTCAGTGGGCTGGATCGAAGAAGAGATTGATGCATGGCTCGCATCCCGCATTCATGAAAGCCGCAAGGCTGCATAGCGGGATGGGCTACATGACGACCAGGAAACAAGCCTCATCTCACCGCATAGACATCCTGCTATCCCGGCTTGAAGGCGTCCGAAACACGGGGCCTAGCCAGTGGATCGCCCGATGCTCTGAGCATGACGATCGCCGTCCATCCTTGGTCATCCGCGAACTCGACGACGGTCGAATTCTGCTTCACTGTTTTGCTGGATGCGATACCGCAAGCATCTTGTCCGCTGTCGGACTCGACTTTACCGACCTGTTTCCCGAGCGTCTGCCATTGCACCGGGCGAGGCCGCAGCGCAGGCCGTTCAACAGTATCGACATACTGCGGTGCGTGGGTTTTGAGGCGCTTGTAGCAGCAGTCGCAGCCGGGAACATTGCGCAAGGGATAACTCTTACCCAGGAAGACCACGACCGCTTGTTACTCGCTGCCACGCGCTTGCAGGAAGCTGCCGATCTGGTGAGCCATGCGTAGCAACGCCGTGAGTATTGAACGTGGCGCAGAGGCGCTTGATCGCCTTATCGCACCATCTAGCGTTGCCGGTATTCTTCTTTTGGACGGCGAAGGCAAGAAGAAGTCCCAAGCTACCATCCTGATCGAAATCTGCCGCCCGCTTGAGCTATTCCACGACGCCGACTCGAACGGCTATGCAGTGATCGATAAGACCGACCATAGAGAAGTCTGGCCGATACAATCGCGTGCATTTCGTAACTGGCTT
This window of the Burkholderiales bacterium genome carries:
- a CDS encoding integrase is translated as NKVRGAYNKAEYLPERRQMMQAWADMLDAMAGGGKVVIGKFNRAA
- a CDS encoding AlpA family transcriptional regulator; amino-acid sequence: MTQAILRLPKVQSRVGLSRSTIYAAIQKKKFPQPISLGVRSVGWIEEEIDAWLASRIHESRKAA